One window of Chloroflexus aggregans DSM 9485 genomic DNA carries:
- a CDS encoding Eco57I restriction-modification methylase domain-containing protein, with amino-acid sequence MTAPIRIEGGLFAPDFLDQLARLDRPDRADLPGLRAEDFGLAPGTLDDEIAAAYRDARTYWSQVRDVLDRITDARRAVRIVRDRWLRPFFSLLGYDLVDAPPTPAGSVVLPISHRADPTPDAPPVHLVAPTQSLGSPDPTTTPRWSPHVLLQEFLNRTDALWGIVSNGSVLRVLRRSTALVRPSYLEADLEAIIGGDRFDEFARLYRIIHRSRLPRTAADADACLLERWYRIGIEQGGRVRDRLRDGVEQAILTLANALLAYGYRPTDALSFYRDLLRFIYRLLFLFVADARGLMGGSDLYRNYYSVSRLIARSINHDAADDGFDLWHSLRALWYALRTEDIAPALGLPPLNGALFAELPFDGQRLPNTTVLAVINALTWYRPTPADRPRRVNYASLDTEELGSVYESLLDYHPQLDDNGQCLSFTFTTGSERKTTGSYYTPPELVQELVDRTLVPLINDRLRTASTPAAQRAAILDLRILDPACGSGHFLLAAARILGRAVARLDAKGHEPSPDEVRRAIREVIAHCIYGVDANPLAVELARVALWIEAHDGGKPLTFLDHRIRCGDSLVGVRDLTVLTTGIPAGAFDPVSTDVRSVARDVAKRNTTEQAGQLGLFDAPPAPDLSALAAIIRQLDAIADTTPADIRRKQELLAHMHQRATTLQTACDLWTAAFFQPRTPDTSLTAWITTAAVRMALAGTAPPAAVAAAQAWTAPTPWLHWPLAFPDVIGERGGFDVVLGNPPWERIKLQEQEFFAARDRIIANAPNAAARKRLITALPQTNPTLWKEYQAALHRAESISRFLRQSGQYPLAGRGDINTYAVFVERIRAIMRPNGRAGVIVPTGIATDDTTKHLFAALVEQNQLTGLFDFENRAGLFPGVHRSYKFCLLVLQGSGAANATFPVVCFATNPNQLNDPQRVVTLSRDLLVRINPNTRNLPLFRTRADAELTAAIYARVPVLVDEPRGANPWGVRFLCMFHMANDSGLFRTTAELRNSGFTPDGPRMVRGDEVYLPLYEAKQIWHYDHRFGDYAGSAERSTTNLPTPDDAKHADPTFVVQPWYWVPAAEVAARLRGWERTWLIGFREIASATNERTVIASLVPAVGVNHKIPLIMSEIDHVRIACLMANFNTLVFDFVARQKVSGASLNLFIFRQLPVLPPTGYTAADLRFIVPRVLELVYTAWDVAAFAADVWATADADLRTAIRTHWEENRTVAGGVAPRPPTWAVAAPLPPFRWHTDRRAILRAELDAYYARLYGLTRKQLRYILDPADLTTTEIANLTTAADEVPDPLDPDGYAARVQASTFPTETFRVLKEKELRHYGEYRTRRLVLEAWTRLTTHP; translated from the coding sequence ATGACTGCACCGATCCGCATCGAAGGTGGCCTCTTCGCGCCCGATTTCCTCGACCAACTCGCTCGGCTCGACCGGCCTGATCGCGCCGACCTCCCCGGCCTCCGCGCCGAGGATTTCGGCCTCGCCCCCGGTACCCTCGACGACGAAATCGCTGCTGCCTACCGCGATGCCCGTACCTACTGGTCGCAGGTGCGCGATGTCCTCGACCGCATCACCGACGCGCGCCGCGCCGTCCGTATCGTCCGCGACCGCTGGCTCCGCCCGTTCTTCAGCCTCCTTGGCTACGACCTCGTCGACGCACCGCCTACCCCCGCCGGCTCGGTCGTCTTACCGATCTCGCATCGCGCCGACCCCACCCCCGATGCGCCGCCCGTCCATCTCGTCGCACCTACCCAATCTTTGGGGAGCCCTGACCCGACGACGACCCCGCGCTGGTCACCCCACGTCCTCCTGCAAGAATTCCTGAATCGCACCGATGCGCTCTGGGGCATCGTCAGCAACGGCTCCGTCCTGCGCGTCCTCCGCCGCTCGACCGCCCTCGTTCGCCCAAGCTATCTCGAAGCCGACCTGGAAGCCATCATCGGTGGAGATCGCTTCGATGAATTTGCCCGCCTCTACCGCATCATCCATCGTTCGCGCCTCCCTCGCACCGCCGCCGATGCCGACGCATGCCTCCTCGAACGCTGGTACCGGATCGGGATCGAACAGGGCGGACGGGTGCGCGACCGCCTGCGCGACGGCGTCGAACAGGCTATCCTCACCCTCGCCAACGCCCTGCTCGCCTACGGCTACCGGCCTACCGACGCCCTCAGCTTCTACCGCGACCTGCTGCGCTTCATCTACCGGCTGCTCTTCTTGTTCGTGGCCGATGCCCGTGGCCTCATGGGCGGGAGTGACCTCTACCGTAACTACTACAGCGTCAGCCGCCTCATTGCCCGCAGCATCAACCACGATGCCGCCGACGATGGCTTCGATCTCTGGCATAGTCTGCGCGCGCTCTGGTACGCCCTCCGCACCGAAGACATCGCCCCCGCACTGGGCCTGCCTCCCCTCAACGGCGCACTGTTTGCCGAATTGCCGTTTGACGGGCAGCGCCTGCCCAACACCACCGTCCTCGCCGTCATCAACGCCTTGACGTGGTATCGGCCTACCCCCGCCGACCGCCCACGGCGGGTGAATTATGCGTCCCTCGATACCGAAGAGCTAGGTTCGGTGTACGAAAGTCTGCTCGACTACCACCCCCAACTCGATGACAATGGCCAGTGCCTGTCCTTTACCTTCACTACCGGCTCCGAACGCAAAACCACCGGTTCCTACTATACCCCGCCGGAGTTGGTGCAAGAGCTGGTTGATCGTACCCTAGTGCCGCTGATCAACGACCGCCTCCGCACCGCGTCAACCCCCGCCGCCCAACGCGCCGCCATTCTCGATCTGCGCATCCTCGACCCCGCCTGCGGCTCCGGGCATTTTCTCCTCGCCGCCGCCCGTATCCTGGGCCGTGCAGTGGCCCGCCTCGATGCCAAAGGTCATGAACCGTCGCCCGATGAGGTGCGCCGCGCCATCCGTGAAGTCATCGCCCACTGCATCTACGGCGTTGATGCAAACCCGCTGGCCGTCGAGTTGGCCCGCGTCGCCCTCTGGATCGAAGCCCACGACGGCGGCAAGCCGCTCACCTTCCTCGACCACCGCATCCGCTGCGGCGATTCGCTGGTCGGTGTGCGCGATCTGACCGTCCTCACCACCGGCATTCCCGCCGGCGCCTTCGACCCCGTGAGCACCGATGTGCGCTCTGTAGCCCGCGATGTCGCCAAACGCAACACCACCGAACAGGCCGGGCAGTTGGGCTTATTCGATGCCCCACCCGCCCCCGACCTCTCCGCGCTGGCCGCGATCATCCGCCAACTCGATGCCATCGCCGATACGACCCCCGCCGACATCCGGCGCAAACAGGAGCTGTTGGCGCACATGCACCAACGCGCCACTACCCTCCAGACCGCCTGCGATCTCTGGACGGCAGCCTTCTTCCAGCCGCGCACGCCAGACACGTCGCTGACGGCATGGATCACGACCGCAGCGGTGCGCATGGCCTTGGCCGGTACGGCCCCCCCGGCTGCCGTGGCCGCAGCGCAGGCGTGGACGGCACCCACGCCATGGCTCCATTGGCCGCTCGCCTTCCCCGACGTGATCGGCGAACGCGGTGGCTTCGATGTCGTCCTCGGCAATCCGCCTTGGGAGCGGATCAAATTGCAAGAACAGGAGTTCTTTGCCGCCCGCGACCGCATCATCGCCAATGCGCCCAACGCCGCCGCCCGCAAACGCCTGATTACCGCACTCCCCCAGACCAATCCGACCCTGTGGAAAGAGTATCAGGCTGCCCTCCACCGTGCCGAGAGCATCAGCCGCTTTCTGCGCCAGAGCGGCCAGTACCCGCTGGCCGGACGCGGCGATATCAATACCTACGCCGTGTTTGTCGAGCGCATCCGCGCTATCATGCGGCCCAACGGACGGGCCGGCGTCATCGTGCCGACCGGCATCGCCACCGACGATACCACCAAACACCTGTTTGCCGCTCTCGTCGAGCAGAACCAACTGACCGGGCTGTTCGATTTTGAGAATCGGGCTGGACTGTTCCCCGGCGTGCATCGCAGCTACAAGTTCTGTCTGCTGGTGCTTCAGGGCAGCGGCGCTGCGAACGCAACCTTCCCCGTCGTCTGCTTTGCCACCAACCCCAACCAGCTCAACGACCCGCAGCGGGTCGTTACCCTGAGCCGCGACCTGCTCGTTCGCATCAACCCCAACACCCGCAACCTCCCCCTCTTCCGCACCCGCGCCGACGCCGAGCTGACGGCGGCAATCTACGCGCGGGTGCCGGTGCTGGTTGATGAACCGCGCGGCGCGAATCCGTGGGGGGTGCGGTTTCTGTGCATGTTCCATATGGCCAACGACTCTGGCCTGTTCCGCACGACGGCTGAGCTGCGAAACAGCGGCTTCACCCCCGACGGGCCGCGCATGGTGCGCGGCGACGAGGTCTATCTACCGCTGTACGAAGCGAAGCAGATCTGGCACTACGACCACCGTTTCGGCGACTACGCCGGGAGCGCTGAGCGCAGTACGACCAACCTGCCCACGCCCGACGATGCGAAACACGCCGATCCGACCTTCGTCGTGCAACCGTGGTACTGGGTGCCGGCGGCAGAGGTTGCCGCGCGCCTCCGCGGCTGGGAGCGCACGTGGCTAATCGGGTTTCGGGAGATTGCAAGTGCAACCAATGAGCGCACGGTCATTGCGAGCCTCGTACCGGCGGTAGGGGTGAATCATAAAATACCTCTGATCATGTCAGAGATCGATCATGTACGAATCGCTTGTCTGATGGCAAATTTCAATACACTAGTGTTCGACTTCGTCGCTCGGCAAAAGGTGAGTGGAGCGAGTCTCAACCTCTTCATCTTCCGCCAGCTCCCCGTCCTCCCTCCCACCGGCTACACCGCCGCCGATCTCCGCTTCATTGTGCCGCGCGTGCTCGAACTCGTCTACACCGCGTGGGATGTCGCAGCGTTCGCCGCCGATGTCTGGGCCACCGCCGATGCCGATCTCCGCACCGCCATCAGGACCCACTGGGAGGAAAACCGCACCGTCGCCGGCGGCGTCGCCCCACGCCCACCCACGTGGGCTGTTGCTGCACCGCTCCCGCCGTTTCGCTGGCACACCGACCGGCGCGCCATCCTCCGCGCCGAATTAGATGCCTACTACGCCCGGCTCTACGGCCTCACGCGCAAACAACTCCGGTACATCCTCGATCCCGCCGACCTGACCACCACCGAGATCGCGAACCTCACCACCGCCGCCGACGAAGTACCCGACCCCCTCGATCCGGACGGCTACGCAGCGCGCGTGCAGGCCAGCACCTTCCCCACCGAAACCTTCCGGGTGTTGAAGGAGAAAGAGCTGCGGCACTACGGCGAATACCGAACACGCCGCCTCGTGCTTGAAGCATGGACACGCCTCACCACCCACCCATAG
- a CDS encoding cyclic nucleotide-binding domain-containing protein, which translates to MKPVATDRVRNLPNDIYFVKTAVGDVLVNSPPESLKFLLAHGLTPPTYVLLPPDAPAGSELGSRGFVRRGINYASVEFLIYAGFFGQRRRITLITVTQAQAERLSILLRETFSGPPEPSEWPNDWLKRECEAVAFYPPLGRVPTIDDMIKIVSLEAGGGDLGPTQIVYDDDTFLFLENGQEVARIPTAITSVALPLTVAPPQPLLRQTITLQFIGGSDGFDPTGITTCFLAYLGTGQPLLFDAAAYLNVRLAYLGLSPRQIDLVVISHLHEDHIAGLPELILTGGKRVRLVTAQPIYRSLLRVLGAMLDLAPAAVAELFDFFPLDPGHALEVNGYRFEATYAVHSIPTIAVRVGGIGYSGDMRYDEAWLEHLYRQGQLSATRLAELRRFAEGAEVLVHDMGGGAVHTTPTAQLLRDLSTKSRRLVLAHTSRRDLEMSRELAERVEIAGSGHIVGIGEVVVDDEQRQRFETLTICPIFARLPVHERADVAARCLVVTYPAKTMIAHEGDESDGYAYVIHRGVVEIIVANESVRFLGRGNSMGERGALIGEPRTSTMLAHSEVELLQIPPDVFAAVADRLGLHEAFARAEWLWQQPALAALPWATLLDLALDFTPQSVAAGTTLCRKGKRGTTGYMLVSGRLAFHNGTTGESARAGDCFGMRSVLRGEPYRLTVTAVTDSVVWEINAAALQRFYLNYPDLLLHLQTIDR; encoded by the coding sequence ATGAAACCAGTGGCAACGGATCGAGTGCGGAATCTGCCAAATGACATCTACTTCGTGAAGACAGCAGTTGGCGATGTATTGGTGAATAGTCCGCCGGAAAGCTTGAAGTTTCTGCTTGCCCATGGCCTCACCCCACCGACGTATGTGCTCTTGCCACCCGATGCACCGGCGGGCAGTGAACTCGGTTCGCGTGGTTTTGTGCGACGTGGTATCAATTATGCCAGTGTTGAATTTTTGATCTACGCCGGCTTCTTTGGTCAGCGCCGACGGATCACGCTGATCACAGTGACGCAGGCCCAAGCCGAGCGGTTATCTATTCTACTGCGTGAAACGTTCAGTGGGCCGCCTGAACCAAGCGAATGGCCGAACGATTGGTTGAAGCGGGAATGCGAGGCAGTGGCGTTTTACCCACCGTTGGGGCGAGTACCCACCATTGATGATATGATAAAGATTGTGTCTCTTGAAGCGGGTGGTGGTGATCTTGGCCCGACCCAGATCGTGTACGACGATGATACCTTTCTGTTTTTGGAGAATGGTCAGGAGGTTGCCCGCATTCCGACGGCGATCACCAGCGTCGCATTACCATTAACCGTCGCTCCGCCACAACCACTGCTGCGCCAGACGATTACATTGCAGTTTATCGGGGGAAGTGACGGGTTCGATCCGACAGGAATCACGACATGTTTTCTGGCCTATCTTGGCACCGGCCAGCCGCTGCTCTTCGATGCGGCTGCCTATCTGAACGTGCGTTTAGCCTATCTGGGCCTTTCCCCTCGTCAGATCGATCTCGTCGTTATCTCGCATTTGCACGAGGATCACATTGCCGGTTTACCCGAACTCATTTTGACCGGTGGAAAGCGCGTGCGGTTGGTCACTGCGCAACCGATCTATCGTTCCTTACTGCGGGTCTTGGGGGCGATGCTCGATCTGGCGCCGGCAGCCGTCGCCGAGCTGTTTGACTTTTTTCCGCTCGATCCCGGCCATGCGCTGGAAGTGAACGGCTATCGGTTTGAGGCGACGTATGCGGTGCATTCGATCCCGACAATTGCGGTGCGGGTTGGGGGCATCGGCTATTCGGGCGATATGCGCTACGATGAGGCATGGCTAGAGCATCTGTACCGACAGGGGCAACTGAGTGCCACACGATTGGCCGAGCTACGCCGCTTTGCGGAAGGGGCAGAGGTGTTGGTCCACGACATGGGTGGCGGCGCTGTTCACACGACGCCGACGGCTCAATTGCTGCGTGATCTCAGTACCAAGAGTCGGCGGCTCGTGTTGGCCCACACCAGCCGGCGCGATCTGGAGATGAGTAGGGAGTTGGCGGAGCGGGTAGAAATTGCCGGAAGTGGGCATATTGTCGGTATCGGTGAGGTTGTGGTTGATGATGAACAGCGCCAACGGTTTGAAACGCTGACGATTTGCCCGATCTTTGCCCGTTTGCCGGTCCACGAACGGGCCGATGTGGCAGCCCGCTGTCTGGTGGTGACGTATCCGGCAAAGACGATGATCGCCCATGAGGGTGACGAATCGGATGGTTATGCGTATGTGATTCACCGTGGCGTCGTTGAAATTATCGTCGCGAACGAATCGGTGCGCTTCTTGGGACGGGGAAATAGCATGGGCGAGCGGGGCGCCTTGATCGGTGAGCCACGCACCAGCACGATGTTGGCCCATAGCGAAGTCGAGTTATTGCAGATTCCGCCCGACGTGTTCGCCGCCGTTGCGGATCGGCTTGGCCTCCACGAGGCCTTTGCCCGCGCCGAGTGGCTTTGGCAACAACCGGCATTGGCCGCTTTGCCGTGGGCGACGTTGCTCGATCTGGCACTAGATTTTACGCCGCAGAGCGTGGCGGCAGGTACGACGTTGTGCCGCAAGGGTAAGCGAGGGACGACCGGCTACATGCTGGTAAGTGGTCGGCTGGCGTTTCATAACGGTACGACCGGCGAGAGTGCGCGGGCCGGTGACTGTTTTGGGATGCGGTCGGTATTGCGCGGTGAACCGTACCGATTGACCGTCACTGCGGTGACGGATAGTGTGGTCTGGGAGATTAATGCTGCGGCTTTGCAACGCTTTTACCTGAACTATCCCGATTTGCTCCTGCACCTCCAGACGATAGATCGCTGA
- a CDS encoding YebC/PmpR family DNA-binding transcriptional regulator has translation MSGHSKWHTIRRAKSANDQRRGQLFTKLARDITIATREGGSGDPELNFRLRLAIEKARANNMPNENIQRAIERGLGKSNEAAIEEIFYEGYGPGGVAILIEAATDNRNRTSSDVRATFNKNGGSPGEPGSVSWMFEQKGLITVDLSATKRDPDELQLLAIDAGADDVIVDDETLEIYCEWTQLNAVRQALLDQGVPISNAEKIMRAKTLIQPDEKDALAALRLIEKLEDLDDVQKVYSNLDITTELVERFDS, from the coding sequence ATGTCCGGCCATTCGAAATGGCACACCATTCGGCGTGCGAAAAGTGCCAATGACCAACGGCGTGGTCAGCTCTTTACCAAATTAGCACGCGACATTACAATTGCGACCCGTGAAGGCGGTAGTGGTGATCCCGAACTCAACTTCCGCTTACGGCTCGCCATCGAAAAAGCTCGCGCCAACAACATGCCGAACGAGAATATCCAACGTGCGATTGAGCGCGGGTTGGGTAAATCGAATGAAGCTGCTATCGAAGAAATCTTCTACGAAGGGTACGGTCCCGGTGGTGTGGCAATCCTGATCGAAGCCGCGACCGATAATCGCAACCGTACCAGCTCGGATGTGCGCGCGACCTTTAATAAGAACGGTGGTAGCCCCGGCGAACCCGGCTCGGTGTCGTGGATGTTCGAGCAAAAGGGCCTGATCACGGTTGACCTGAGCGCTACCAAGCGTGATCCCGATGAGCTGCAACTCCTTGCTATCGATGCCGGGGCCGACGACGTTATCGTCGATGACGAGACGCTTGAGATTTACTGCGAATGGACGCAACTGAATGCTGTTCGCCAAGCCTTGCTCGATCAAGGGGTGCCGATCAGCAACGCCGAAAAGATTATGCGCGCCAAAACCCTGATTCAACCTGATGAAAAGGATGCGCTGGCGGCGCTGCGCTTGATTGAAAAGCTCGAAGACCTCGATGACGTACAGAAGGTCTATTCGAACCTCGATATTACCACCGAACTGGTCGAACGCTTCGATTCGTGA
- the ruvC gene encoding crossover junction endodeoxyribonuclease RuvC → MRALGIDPGTATMGWGVVERDGGVLRLVDVGALTTPAGMPQPERLLQLYNGLRAIIERLQPDTAAVEELFFGKNVNTALTVGQARGVALLALAQAGIPVYEYKPTAVKQAVAGYGGADKRQMQEMVRLTLGLATVPRPDDAADALAIAICHAYTAPTLQRFGVS, encoded by the coding sequence GTGCGCGCACTGGGTATCGATCCGGGAACGGCAACGATGGGTTGGGGTGTGGTTGAGCGTGATGGTGGTGTACTCCGCTTGGTCGATGTCGGCGCTCTTACCACGCCCGCCGGTATGCCTCAACCCGAACGGTTGTTGCAGCTTTACAATGGGTTGCGTGCCATTATTGAACGTCTCCAACCCGATACGGCTGCGGTTGAAGAACTCTTCTTCGGCAAGAATGTTAATACGGCGCTGACCGTCGGTCAAGCCCGTGGTGTTGCGTTGTTGGCACTGGCGCAAGCCGGGATTCCGGTGTATGAGTATAAGCCAACTGCCGTCAAACAGGCGGTTGCCGGCTATGGTGGCGCCGATAAGCGCCAAATGCAAGAGATGGTGCGGCTGACCCTTGGCCTGGCGACGGTGCCGCGCCCTGATGACGCTGCCGATGCTCTGGCAATTGCAATCTGTCATGCCTATACGGCCCCGACGTTGCAACGGTTTGGTGTGTCATGA